In the genome of Methanopyrus kandleri AV19, one region contains:
- the carB gene encoding carbamoyl-phosphate synthase large subunit: MSDKVLVIGAGPNRIGQGIEFDYCTVHAVWAIQEEGYKAIIVNNNPETVSTDYDTSDKLYFEPITLEDVLNIVEKERPIGVLTQFGGQTSVNLTVPLAERGVRVLGTDPDDVDRLEDRDRFSKLLKKLGIPQPESGTANDPEEAVEVAEDIGYPVLVRPSYVIGGRAMEIVYDEEDLRRYIEEAAKVSPEHPILIDRFIEGGIECEIDGARDEAGNVLIPGIMEHIEEAGVHSGDSACVVPPQTLPEHAQETVLEYAEDIAEGANVIGLINIQFVYDPEEDEVYVIEANPRASRTVPFISKAVGIPLAKIGTKAILGREIPEVLDEMGLEPPDGDPGIVAVKEAVFSFEKWPGVDPVLGPEMKATGEVMGIDRTFGAAYWKAQLAAGHELPLEGTAVISVADRDKPDIVPIARKLQRLGFDLLATRGTASHLREHGIECEVVRKVSEGSPNIVDLIREGEIDLIINTPTEGKDARRDGYAIRRAAVKFKVPYITTIAAAKAAVEAIELVKEKGVTVNCLHDIHKGDWTPREVKPEELTRYGG, translated from the coding sequence ATGTCCGATAAAGTCCTCGTGATAGGTGCGGGCCCTAACCGCATCGGCCAGGGGATCGAATTCGATTACTGTACAGTTCACGCCGTGTGGGCGATTCAGGAGGAGGGTTACAAGGCGATCATAGTGAACAACAACCCCGAGACGGTCTCCACGGATTACGATACTTCGGATAAACTGTACTTCGAACCAATCACACTCGAAGACGTACTCAACATAGTCGAGAAGGAGCGGCCTATCGGCGTGCTGACGCAGTTCGGGGGGCAGACCTCCGTCAACCTAACCGTGCCACTCGCGGAGCGTGGAGTCCGTGTTCTTGGTACCGATCCCGACGACGTCGACCGACTCGAGGATCGGGACAGGTTCTCAAAGCTCCTGAAGAAGCTCGGTATCCCGCAGCCCGAGAGCGGGACCGCCAACGACCCCGAAGAAGCCGTTGAGGTAGCGGAAGATATCGGTTACCCAGTCCTTGTGCGTCCATCGTATGTGATAGGTGGCCGAGCCATGGAGATAGTGTACGACGAGGAGGATCTCCGTAGGTACATCGAGGAAGCCGCCAAGGTATCCCCGGAGCACCCGATCTTGATAGACCGGTTCATCGAGGGCGGCATAGAGTGCGAGATCGACGGTGCGCGGGATGAGGCCGGGAACGTGCTCATCCCCGGGATCATGGAACACATCGAGGAAGCCGGTGTGCACTCCGGTGATTCCGCCTGTGTCGTGCCACCACAGACGCTCCCGGAGCACGCACAGGAGACGGTCCTCGAGTACGCCGAAGACATCGCCGAGGGGGCAAACGTGATCGGGCTTATTAACATTCAGTTCGTCTACGACCCTGAAGAGGACGAGGTGTACGTTATCGAAGCCAACCCGCGCGCCAGTCGAACGGTGCCTTTCATCAGCAAGGCCGTCGGAATACCACTCGCCAAAATCGGAACCAAGGCCATCCTCGGCCGTGAGATCCCCGAGGTCCTGGACGAGATGGGGCTAGAGCCTCCGGACGGTGACCCCGGAATCGTCGCCGTTAAAGAGGCCGTATTCTCCTTCGAGAAGTGGCCCGGAGTGGATCCCGTGCTGGGCCCCGAGATGAAGGCTACGGGAGAAGTTATGGGGATCGACAGGACGTTCGGTGCCGCCTACTGGAAGGCTCAGCTCGCAGCAGGACACGAGCTTCCTCTCGAGGGTACCGCCGTCATATCGGTAGCCGACCGGGACAAGCCCGATATCGTCCCGATCGCTCGAAAGCTTCAGCGGTTAGGGTTCGATCTGCTCGCGACGCGCGGCACCGCATCGCACCTGCGCGAACACGGGATCGAGTGCGAGGTGGTGAGGAAAGTATCGGAGGGTAGTCCCAACATAGTTGATCTCATCCGTGAAGGTGAAATCGACCTGATTATCAACACCCCAACGGAAGGGAAGGACGCTCGCCGCGACGGGTACGCCATCCGTCGGGCAGCTGTGAAGTTCAAGGTCCCGTACATCACTACGATCGCGGCGGCAAAGGCGGCCGTTGAGGCGATAGAACTGGTGAAAGAGAAAGGAGTCACCGTCAACTGCCTCCACGACATCCACAAGGGTGATTGGACACCTCGCGAGGTGAAACCCGAAGAGTTGACTCGCTACGGAGGATGA
- a CDS encoding SIS domain-containing protein encodes MDRIRKIMRREAEVIEYACNNLPEEDVKKALDLVVEKIRNDRGIFIVGMGRTGLIGECFAVRLVQMGARCYVVGHSTERAIKPDDLLIALSVSGNTAFVNYAADVAKDEGADVLAVTMNADSKIAEKADVVVVLPEPEEIILRTFSEMLMLSFLDGFTAQLAKELGVDESDMWERHAKIQ; translated from the coding sequence TTGGATCGCATACGTAAAATTATGCGGAGGGAGGCCGAGGTAATAGAGTATGCGTGCAACAATCTGCCCGAAGAAGATGTTAAAAAAGCCTTGGATTTAGTTGTGGAGAAGATACGGAATGATAGGGGTATATTCATCGTAGGAATGGGTAGAACGGGACTCATCGGTGAGTGCTTCGCCGTCAGGCTCGTGCAAATGGGCGCACGATGCTACGTGGTCGGTCACAGCACAGAGCGGGCAATAAAGCCCGACGATCTCCTCATCGCGCTGAGCGTTTCCGGTAACACCGCGTTCGTCAATTATGCGGCGGATGTGGCGAAGGACGAAGGTGCAGATGTGCTTGCAGTAACCATGAATGCGGACTCGAAAATAGCTGAAAAGGCGGATGTTGTGGTTGTCCTTCCTGAACCAGAAGAGATAATTCTTCGCACATTCTCGGAGATGTTAATGCTGTCATTCTTGGACGGATTTACGGCTCAGCTCGCGAAAGAATTAGGAGTCGATGAATCAGATATGTGGGAACGGCACGCTAAAATACAATAA
- a CDS encoding DUF2098 domain-containing protein: MTELQVGDYARYVRTGTVGKVVDVKEREDGRWIQLDSTGLYYHEDYVEKVEKKESKEKEETDIEEVVERIRELKEAFEHVDERVCEGGG, encoded by the coding sequence TTGACCGAACTACAGGTCGGAGACTACGCCCGATACGTGCGGACCGGAACGGTAGGCAAGGTGGTCGACGTTAAGGAGCGTGAGGATGGTCGATGGATCCAGCTCGACTCAACAGGACTGTATTATCACGAAGACTACGTCGAGAAGGTGGAGAAGAAAGAGTCAAAGGAGAAGGAAGAGACCGACATTGAAGAAGTCGTTGAGAGGATTAGGGAGCTCAAGGAGGCGTTCGAACACGTCGACGAGCGGGTGTGCGAGGGAGGCGGTTAA
- a CDS encoding ribose-phosphate diphosphokinase — protein sequence MIVLATSEGVKLGRRLAEELDAELAPVEEDRFPDGEQIVRVPPELDGTVVVVHSMSPPQDENLVKAIITLDAARENGAEEVIAIVPYMAYSRQDRRFEPGEPVSFRAVARAVSANADALITVDLHEPGTLKYFDVPAENVSAAEELGKYLAERFEGEDLVVIGPDEGARELAREVASICGVEYDHLEKKRLSGDEVEIHPKELDVEGRTVVLVDDMIDTGGTMVEAARALRDQGAGTLYAACTHALLTRNAATRLLASGFEDIIATDTVPNPFEKVSVAPPVAEAVENLSG from the coding sequence TTGATAGTCCTCGCCACATCGGAGGGTGTCAAGCTGGGTCGGCGTCTCGCAGAGGAGCTCGACGCGGAGCTGGCGCCGGTCGAGGAGGACAGGTTCCCCGACGGTGAGCAGATTGTAAGGGTTCCTCCGGAGCTCGACGGGACGGTAGTCGTCGTACACTCGATGAGCCCACCCCAGGACGAGAACCTCGTGAAGGCGATAATCACTCTCGACGCCGCTCGGGAGAACGGGGCCGAGGAAGTCATCGCCATAGTCCCTTACATGGCCTACTCCAGGCAAGATCGTAGATTCGAACCCGGAGAGCCCGTTTCGTTCCGCGCCGTCGCTAGGGCAGTGTCCGCGAACGCCGACGCTCTAATAACCGTCGACCTCCACGAGCCGGGCACGCTGAAGTACTTCGACGTACCCGCCGAGAACGTCAGCGCGGCTGAGGAGCTGGGCAAGTACCTGGCAGAAAGGTTCGAGGGAGAGGATCTCGTGGTCATCGGACCGGACGAAGGGGCCCGAGAACTGGCCCGCGAAGTCGCCTCGATATGTGGGGTTGAATACGACCATCTGGAGAAAAAGCGGCTCAGCGGGGACGAGGTCGAGATTCATCCGAAAGAGCTGGACGTCGAGGGGCGGACGGTGGTACTGGTCGACGACATGATCGACACCGGAGGGACCATGGTTGAAGCCGCCCGAGCGCTTCGCGATCAAGGTGCCGGGACGCTCTATGCCGCGTGCACCCACGCGCTCCTCACCAGGAACGCCGCCACTAGGCTTTTGGCCTCAGGATTCGAAGATATCATAGCCACCGACACCGTCCCCAACCCGTTCGAGAAGGTGAGTGTGGCCCCACCGGTAGCCGAGGCTGTTGAGAATCTCAGCGGGTGA
- the tpiA gene encoding triose-phosphate isomerase: MLRVPPVIVNFKAYSEAVGENALRLARVAAEVSEETGVEVGICPPHVDLRDVVREVGDEVTVLAQAVDAAEPGGRTGHVTPEMVVEAGADGTLLNHSERRMLLEDLKDVCRACINEGLLTIVCASDALAARAAGALSPHAVAVEPPELIGTGTPVSKADPEVVERSVEVVKEVSEETAVLCGAGITDGSDVRAAVELGADGVLVASGVVLADDPKEALLDLISGLE; this comes from the coding sequence ATGTTGCGTGTACCTCCTGTTATCGTGAATTTCAAGGCGTACTCGGAAGCGGTCGGTGAGAACGCACTACGACTGGCTCGAGTGGCCGCGGAAGTGTCGGAAGAAACCGGAGTCGAGGTCGGGATCTGTCCTCCTCATGTCGACCTGCGCGACGTGGTTAGGGAGGTAGGCGACGAAGTCACGGTCCTAGCGCAGGCAGTTGATGCGGCCGAGCCCGGCGGGAGGACCGGGCACGTGACTCCCGAGATGGTGGTCGAAGCCGGCGCCGACGGGACGCTTCTGAACCACTCGGAACGCCGGATGCTGTTGGAGGATCTTAAGGACGTCTGCCGAGCGTGCATAAACGAGGGTCTCCTCACGATCGTGTGTGCGAGCGACGCGCTCGCCGCCCGTGCGGCCGGGGCCCTCTCGCCTCACGCGGTGGCCGTGGAGCCGCCGGAGCTCATCGGTACGGGGACCCCGGTGTCGAAGGCCGACCCCGAGGTAGTCGAGCGATCGGTCGAGGTCGTGAAGGAGGTCTCGGAGGAGACGGCCGTACTGTGCGGGGCCGGGATCACCGATGGGTCCGATGTGCGTGCCGCCGTGGAATTGGGTGCTGATGGCGTCTTAGTAGCTTCTGGAGTGGTATTAGCGGACGATCCTAAGGAGGCGTTATTAGACCTCATCTCCGGCCTAGAATAG
- a CDS encoding NTP transferase domain-containing protein, producing the protein MPKLPALVMAGGRAKRMGGVEKPAVEVAGKPLLVWVLEALQDCCCVDRITVAVSRDAGVTRSIAERLGAEVVVTPGDGYVHDLRFALESVGTPALTVTADLPCLTPDIVGLVIAAWAAVPEPSLSVWVPRSLIVKAGLSLWRRFESTVGNVRAVVVGLNVVGGLRKTDEFKLLLDEPRLAYNVNTWHDLRKVEGVLRSCPREERAQGLQALKTR; encoded by the coding sequence TTGCCTAAGCTCCCTGCCCTGGTGATGGCCGGTGGTCGGGCGAAGCGCATGGGTGGGGTGGAGAAGCCGGCCGTAGAAGTGGCGGGTAAACCGCTGCTCGTGTGGGTGCTCGAGGCACTTCAGGATTGCTGTTGCGTGGATAGGATCACCGTGGCGGTATCGCGGGACGCGGGGGTTACCCGGTCCATCGCAGAGCGGTTGGGAGCGGAGGTCGTCGTCACCCCGGGAGACGGGTACGTCCACGACCTGAGGTTCGCGCTAGAGAGCGTAGGGACGCCGGCACTAACTGTTACCGCGGATTTGCCGTGTCTGACCCCAGACATCGTGGGCCTGGTTATCGCCGCATGGGCGGCCGTCCCGGAGCCTTCGCTCTCCGTCTGGGTTCCCCGAAGCTTGATCGTGAAGGCCGGACTGAGCCTATGGCGGAGATTCGAGTCAACTGTGGGAAACGTCCGGGCGGTGGTCGTAGGATTAAACGTAGTAGGGGGTCTGCGGAAAACCGATGAGTTCAAACTCCTGCTGGACGAGCCACGGTTGGCTTACAACGTTAACACGTGGCACGATCTCCGGAAGGTGGAAGGGGTGCTTCGGAGTTGCCCGAGAGAGGAGCGGGCCCAGGGGCTTCAGGCGCTAAAAACGAGATGA
- the rpiA gene encoding ribose 5-phosphate isomerase A has translation MSGKRNAARKAAEEVCRRGYEVIGVGAGTTVEAFLEELVKREADVLVFTTIPGTIDACRRIGLNVTTIPPEELPVAIDGADAVDPDGNLLKGGGACHSLEKAIDYTADEFWVVVDESKLVENLWELPVPVEVLRGCYELTVRTLEEFGEVRPRTCDEKYGPVVSDSGNPIVDLHVDDWDPAELERELNSVPGVVECGVFPGDKVDRIIVGRS, from the coding sequence TTGAGCGGCAAACGGAACGCGGCCAGGAAAGCCGCGGAAGAGGTCTGCCGACGCGGGTACGAGGTGATCGGGGTTGGTGCCGGCACCACCGTCGAGGCTTTCCTTGAAGAGCTGGTGAAGAGAGAGGCCGACGTACTGGTGTTCACCACGATACCCGGCACGATCGATGCTTGTCGCCGCATCGGACTGAACGTGACTACGATACCGCCCGAAGAGCTCCCGGTCGCCATCGACGGAGCTGACGCCGTGGATCCCGATGGTAACCTGCTGAAAGGAGGAGGGGCCTGCCACTCGTTGGAGAAGGCGATAGATTACACCGCCGACGAGTTCTGGGTCGTCGTGGACGAGTCGAAGCTCGTCGAGAACCTCTGGGAGCTCCCGGTACCCGTTGAGGTACTCCGCGGCTGCTACGAGTTAACAGTTCGGACGCTGGAGGAGTTCGGTGAGGTCAGACCGAGAACGTGTGACGAGAAGTACGGGCCCGTGGTCTCGGACTCGGGTAATCCCATCGTCGACCTGCATGTGGACGACTGGGATCCCGCCGAGCTCGAACGCGAGTTGAACTCCGTTCCCGGCGTAGTTGAATGCGGCGTATTCCCCGGGGACAAGGTAGATAGGATCATCGTCGGGAGGTCGTAG
- a CDS encoding PRC-barrel domain-containing protein, producing the protein MRVSELLQRHVITNRGHDLGTVMEVELAWKDKCIKALLVQPSKEYAQQVKADVVEVPWSSVLAVGKYVLVDESKIRPRR; encoded by the coding sequence ATGAGGGTTTCGGAACTGCTGCAGCGACACGTGATCACAAACCGCGGCCACGACTTGGGTACCGTCATGGAGGTGGAATTGGCCTGGAAAGATAAATGCATCAAAGCGTTGCTGGTGCAACCGTCGAAAGAATACGCTCAGCAGGTGAAGGCCGACGTTGTGGAGGTTCCGTGGAGCTCCGTGCTGGCGGTGGGCAAGTACGTTTTAGTGGACGAGTCGAAGATCCGACCCAGAAGGTGA
- a CDS encoding phosphoglycerate kinase, with the protein MYENISTMDDFEFENKWVLLRIDINSTVIDGKIEDDERIKRHLGTIKELMEHDARVAILAHQGRPGEDDFTTLEPHAEIMSEELDNFEYVPDVFGPTAKKKIRSLEPGEVILLENVRFYSEERINRDPEWHARRHLVRNLAPLFDIFVNDAFAAAHRSNASLVGFTRRLPSCVGRVMEREIEVLETMVRDEMEDGVFVIGGSKIEDAIKVIRRAIEMDNVRRVLLGGLVGNLFLWASGVDLGKPSRKFLDMKGYTGYLDEARELLEEGDDVILVPEDVALNRGGEREEVDVDELPADAPVFDIGTGTIERYRKEVESAGMVVANGPMGVYEEPGFEKGTYEVLNAIADSEAFSVIGGGHIIAAAKACGAYDSIDHVSTGGGAMLRMLAGERLPAIDAILTCPFSGC; encoded by the coding sequence ATGTACGAAAACATATCTACTATGGACGATTTCGAGTTCGAAAATAAATGGGTCTTGTTACGAATTGATATAAATTCGACGGTTATCGATGGTAAAATTGAGGACGATGAACGTATTAAAAGACATCTCGGGACGATCAAGGAGTTAATGGAACACGACGCCAGGGTGGCCATTCTAGCACACCAAGGAAGACCGGGTGAGGATGACTTCACGACACTGGAACCACATGCGGAAATCATGTCCGAAGAACTCGACAACTTCGAGTACGTGCCCGACGTGTTCGGACCCACCGCGAAGAAGAAGATTCGGTCGTTGGAGCCCGGCGAAGTTATCCTGCTGGAGAACGTGCGGTTCTATTCCGAGGAACGTATCAACCGGGACCCGGAGTGGCACGCACGCCGACATTTGGTGCGGAACCTGGCCCCGCTGTTCGACATTTTCGTGAACGACGCCTTCGCTGCGGCCCATCGCTCGAACGCTTCACTGGTCGGGTTCACTCGAAGACTTCCGTCTTGCGTCGGCCGTGTGATGGAGCGCGAGATCGAAGTCCTCGAAACCATGGTCAGAGACGAGATGGAGGACGGCGTCTTCGTGATCGGAGGGTCCAAGATCGAGGATGCTATCAAGGTCATACGCCGAGCCATCGAGATGGACAACGTACGTCGCGTGTTACTGGGAGGTCTCGTGGGCAATCTCTTCCTTTGGGCCTCCGGAGTGGATCTAGGGAAACCTTCACGGAAATTCCTGGATATGAAGGGTTACACGGGCTACTTGGACGAGGCACGGGAGCTCCTCGAGGAAGGTGACGACGTGATCCTCGTACCCGAAGACGTGGCTCTCAACCGCGGTGGAGAGCGCGAGGAGGTAGACGTGGACGAACTGCCAGCGGACGCTCCCGTCTTCGACATCGGTACCGGAACGATCGAACGGTATCGCAAGGAGGTCGAAAGCGCGGGTATGGTGGTCGCGAACGGGCCGATGGGCGTGTACGAGGAACCCGGATTCGAGAAGGGAACGTACGAGGTCCTCAATGCTATCGCCGATTCGGAGGCTTTCTCCGTGATCGGAGGAGGCCACATAATTGCGGCGGCGAAAGCCTGTGGTGCTTATGACAGCATAGATCACGTCAGCACGGGTGGCGGAGCGATGCTCCGAATGCTCGCCGGGGAGCGACTACCGGCCATAGATGCCATCCTCACTTGCCCGTTCTCGGGGTGCTGA